One part of the Nitrosophilus kaiyonis genome encodes these proteins:
- the uvrB gene encoding excinuclease ABC subunit UvrB, with translation MAKFELISSFKPSGDQPQAIEKLTLSIKSGNRYQTLLGVTGSGKTFTMAKIIENLQLPTLIMTHNKTLAAQLYSEFKGFFPKNHVEYFISYYDYYQPEAYLPRQDLFIEKDSSINDELERLRLSATASLLEFDDVIVVASVSANYGLGNPSEYRKMVQKLEIGHEIDQKTLLYRLVEMGYKRNDKFFDRGDFRVNGDVIDIYPAYSEEEAIRVEFFGDEIESIYYFDTLTNKKLKDVNSITIYAANQFIVGQNRLAQAIKSIEKELEERLEFFKKENRLLEYQRLKQRTEFDLEMLETTGTCKGIENYARHLTGKKPGETPYSLLDYFQEKGDFLLIVDESHVSLPQFRGMYAGDRSRKEVLVEYGFRLPSALDNRPLKFEEFINKAPHYLFVSATPAETEIKLSSVIAEQIIRPTGLLDPIVELYPSKYQVESLYDEIKKEIEKENRVLVTTLTKKMAEELTKYYADLGLKVRYMHSEIDAIERNQLIRGLRLGEFDVLIGINLLREGLDLPEVSMVAILDADKEGFLRSETSLIQTMGRAARNVNGRVLMFADNIDEKIVVDDENILENLKDKITKSMYNAIKTTIYRRKKQKAYNKEHGIIPKTVKRKLDENLKIEDLDFLYEKKKKMEKLPPQEKEKIIKELRRLMHEAAKKLEFEEAARLRDEIEKIKGL, from the coding sequence TTGGCAAAATTTGAACTTATAAGCAGTTTTAAACCATCTGGAGACCAGCCTCAAGCAATAGAAAAACTAACATTATCTATAAAAAGTGGCAATAGATACCAAACTCTTCTTGGAGTTACTGGTAGTGGTAAAACTTTTACTATGGCAAAAATCATTGAAAATTTACAGCTTCCAACACTTATAATGACACACAATAAAACTTTAGCAGCACAGCTATATAGTGAATTTAAAGGATTTTTCCCTAAAAATCATGTGGAATATTTTATAAGTTATTATGATTATTATCAACCTGAGGCATATCTACCAAGACAAGATCTATTTATTGAAAAGGATAGTTCTATAAATGATGAGTTAGAGCGTCTTAGACTATCAGCAACTGCAAGTCTGCTTGAATTTGATGATGTTATAGTTGTGGCAAGTGTTAGTGCAAATTATGGACTTGGAAATCCAAGTGAATATAGAAAAATGGTTCAAAAACTTGAAATTGGTCATGAAATAGATCAAAAAACACTACTTTATCGCCTTGTAGAGATGGGATATAAAAGAAACGATAAATTTTTTGATAGAGGCGATTTTAGAGTAAATGGAGATGTAATTGATATATATCCAGCTTATAGTGAAGAAGAAGCTATTAGAGTTGAGTTTTTTGGAGATGAGATAGAGTCAATTTACTATTTTGATACATTAACAAATAAAAAATTAAAAGATGTAAATTCTATAACTATTTATGCAGCAAATCAGTTTATCGTTGGTCAAAATAGATTAGCCCAAGCTATAAAATCTATAGAAAAAGAGCTTGAAGAAAGACTAGAGTTTTTTAAAAAAGAAAATAGACTACTTGAGTATCAAAGATTAAAACAAAGAACAGAGTTTGATCTTGAGATGCTTGAAACCACAGGAACATGCAAAGGAATAGAAAATTATGCAAGACATTTAACAGGTAAAAAACCAGGAGAGACTCCTTACTCTTTACTTGATTATTTTCAAGAAAAGGGAGATTTTTTATTAATAGTTGATGAGTCTCATGTAAGTTTGCCCCAATTTAGAGGTATGTATGCAGGAGATAGAAGCAGAAAAGAGGTTTTAGTTGAGTATGGATTTAGACTTCCAAGTGCACTTGATAACAGACCTTTAAAATTTGAAGAGTTTATCAATAAAGCACCTCACTATCTTTTTGTATCTGCAACTCCAGCAGAAACAGAAATTAAACTAAGTTCAGTAATAGCTGAACAAATTATTAGACCAACAGGACTTCTTGACCCAATCGTTGAACTCTATCCTTCAAAATATCAAGTTGAATCACTTTATGATGAAATAAAAAAAGAGATAGAAAAAGAAAATAGAGTCTTAGTTACAACATTAACCAAAAAGATGGCTGAAGAGCTAACAAAATATTATGCAGATTTAGGATTGAAAGTTAGATATATGCACTCAGAAATTGATGCAATTGAGAGAAATCAGCTTATTAGAGGGCTAAGACTAGGTGAGTTTGATGTTTTAATAGGTATAAACCTTTTAAGAGAAGGACTTGATCTTCCTGAAGTTAGCATGGTTGCAATATTAGATGCTGATAAGGAAGGGTTTTTAAGAAGTGAAACATCTTTAATTCAAACAATGGGAAGAGCAGCAAGAAATGTCAATGGAAGAGTTTTAATGTTTGCTGACAATATTGATGAAAAAATTGTTGTAGATGATGAAAATATTTTAGAAAATTTAAAAGATAAAATCACAAAATCTATGTATAATGCAATAAAAACAACTATTTATAGAAGAAAAAAACAAAAAGCATACAATAAAGAGCATGGAATTATTCCAAAAACTGTAAAAAGAAAACTTGATGAAAATCTAAAAATAGAAGATTTAGACTTTTTATATGAGAAAAAGAAAAAAATGGAAAAACTCCCACCACAAGAGAAAGAAAAAATCATAAAAGAGTTAAGACGCCTTATGCATGAAGCTGCAAAAAAACTTGAATTTGAAGAGGCTGCAAGACTAAGAGATGAGATTGAGAAAATTAAGGGACTTTAG
- a CDS encoding Na/Pi cotransporter family protein, whose translation MFENIILALSGLGLFLYAMILLEEAMREAAGRSFKRILQESTGTIFKSILVGTVTTAIVQSSSIVSLIVLSLVGAGLMNLRSGIGVIFGANIGTTFTAWLVALLGFKLNVESFALPMAGIGGFLLLFFQDQKKLAALAKLLIALGILFLGLNFMKESMDIFAKSFDLKEYANYPIYIMVIIGFVLTAIIQSSSASTAIFLTALHSNIITFEMAAALTIGANVGTTITAMLGAIGGTPDKKRIAAAHFIFNVGTAILALPILSLMDRFILDILGLRNDLTTGLALFHTLFNVLGVLIFSPFIPYLSKLLNRFFTKVDEPLAKYITKVPTDIPEVAIEALKNEAVHLFYNVLEFGLFIFNVRPKDVLVDKLKTKEVLEKNSDILDINYIKLYKNLKKLEILIISYANDIKSKELKEDEVKAVNDIVYSVERMIFAAKTLKDIKDDIDNFASSVNENEYRMYQHFRKRVVKLFKNLERVYEGEIERAEKIVQIYHQILNDNEEALTSIALWIKEYDLDEETAATILNVNRAIYQASKNLLQSADRLFLPNINIVEE comes from the coding sequence ATGTTTGAAAATATTATTTTAGCACTCTCTGGTCTTGGACTGTTTTTATATGCAATGATTCTTCTTGAAGAAGCAATGAGAGAGGCTGCTGGAAGAAGTTTTAAAAGAATTTTACAAGAATCTACAGGAACAATTTTCAAATCAATTCTTGTTGGAACAGTAACTACAGCTATTGTTCAAAGCAGCTCAATTGTCTCACTTATAGTTTTATCGTTAGTTGGCGCAGGACTTATGAACCTAAGAAGTGGAATTGGTGTAATATTTGGAGCAAATATAGGAACAACTTTTACTGCATGGCTTGTAGCGCTTTTGGGATTTAAATTAAATGTTGAAAGTTTTGCGCTTCCTATGGCAGGAATTGGTGGCTTTTTACTTCTGTTTTTTCAAGATCAAAAAAAACTTGCTGCATTAGCAAAGCTTTTAATTGCTCTTGGGATTTTGTTTTTAGGTCTTAATTTTATGAAAGAGAGTATGGATATATTTGCAAAAAGTTTTGATTTAAAAGAGTATGCAAATTATCCTATATATATAATGGTTATTATTGGTTTTGTTTTAACTGCCATTATTCAATCAAGTTCAGCTTCAACTGCTATATTTTTAACAGCCCTTCATTCAAATATTATAACTTTTGAGATGGCAGCAGCACTTACAATTGGTGCCAATGTGGGAACAACTATTACTGCAATGCTTGGAGCGATTGGAGGAACGCCAGATAAGAAAAGAATAGCAGCAGCACATTTTATATTTAATGTAGGAACAGCAATTTTAGCACTTCCTATATTATCTTTAATGGATAGATTTATTCTTGATATTTTAGGTTTGAGAAATGATTTAACTACTGGGTTAGCACTTTTTCATACACTTTTTAATGTTTTGGGAGTATTAATATTTTCACCATTTATTCCATATCTTTCAAAACTATTAAACAGATTTTTTACAAAAGTTGATGAGCCATTAGCAAAATATATAACAAAAGTTCCAACTGATATTCCAGAAGTTGCTATTGAAGCTTTGAAGAATGAAGCAGTACATCTATTTTATAATGTTTTAGAATTTGGTCTTTTTATTTTTAATGTTCGTCCAAAAGATGTACTTGTTGATAAGTTAAAAACTAAAGAGGTTTTAGAAAAAAATAGCGATATTTTAGATATTAACTATATAAAACTATATAAAAATTTAAAAAAATTGGAGATTTTAATAATTTCATATGCAAATGATATAAAATCAAAAGAGTTAAAAGAGGATGAGGTAAAAGCAGTAAATGATATAGTCTATTCTGTTGAGAGAATGATTTTTGCAGCAAAAACTCTAAAAGATATTAAAGATGATATTGATAATTTTGCATCTTCAGTTAATGAAAATGAGTATAGAATGTATCAGCATTTTAGAAAAAGAGTTGTAAAACTTTTTAAAAATTTAGAAAGAGTTTATGAAGGAGAAATTGAAAGAGCGGAAAAAATAGTACAGATTTATCATCAAATTTTAAATGATAATGAAGAGGCCTTGACTTCTATTGCACTATGGATAAAAGAGTATGACCTTGATGAAGAGACTGCAGCGACAATTTTAAATGTGAATAGAGCAATTTATCAAGCCTCAAAAAATCTCTTACAAAGTGCTGATAGACTCTTTTTACCAAATATTAATATTGTTGAAGAATAA
- a CDS encoding carbonic anhydrase codes for MNIHNLIEKHKKFKELEFKKHEKLFIDLAKKGQNPKTLFIGCSDSRVIPNLITGSKPGDLFVLRNVGNFVPPFKPDFDFHATAAAIEYAVSVLEVKDIIVCGHSYCGACESLYKDIPDSLELIHTKKWLEIGKPAKEAALAEAKNEDKDELLRATEKLSILVQLENLLTYPEVKKRVKEERLFLHGWYYKIESGEIEYYDSEEKDFFPLG; via the coding sequence ATGAATATACATAATCTCATAGAAAAACATAAAAAATTTAAAGAGTTAGAGTTTAAAAAACATGAAAAACTTTTTATAGATTTAGCAAAAAAGGGTCAAAATCCAAAAACTCTATTTATTGGATGTAGTGATTCTAGAGTCATACCAAATCTTATAACAGGAAGTAAACCAGGAGATCTCTTTGTGCTTAGAAATGTAGGGAACTTTGTACCTCCATTTAAACCAGATTTTGATTTTCATGCTACTGCAGCAGCAATAGAGTACGCTGTTAGCGTTTTAGAAGTCAAAGATATTATAGTTTGTGGACATAGCTATTGTGGAGCATGTGAGAGTTTATATAAAGATATACCAGATTCTTTGGAACTTATCCATACAAAAAAATGGTTAGAAATTGGTAAACCAGCAAAAGAGGCAGCACTTGCAGAAGCAAAAAATGAAGATAAAGATGAGCTATTAAGAGCTACTGAAAAACTATCAATTTTAGTTCAACTGGAAAATCTTTTAACCTATCCAGAAGTAAAAAAGAGAGTAAAAGAAGAAAGACTTTTTCTTCATGGATGGTATTATAAAATAGAGTCTGGTGAAATAGAGTATTATGATAGTGAAGAAAAAGATTTTTTTCCTTTGGGATAA
- a CDS encoding RNA degradosome polyphosphate kinase, giving the protein MINLKDPKLFINRELSWLRFNTRVLEEAQKKENPLLERLKFIAIYGTNLDEFYMIRVAGLKQLFKSRVSVTGPDKMSPLSQLKAIRAYLHNEKEIVEKTFFEIIEQLNKEGLYIKNYKDLDNNTKKEIDKYFFNQLYPVIIPIAVDATHPFPHLNNLSFALAIKLADIQNENDIKYALIRIPRVLPRFIQIDNTYVPIESVVQEHISSLFPGYKLISSAPFRVTRNADIEIEEEEADDFMELLEEGLKLRRKGEIVRLEIGESVDEDLLDFLNSHIQVFKDDIYKYKMPLNMGSLWQIVSNKSFAHLLFEPFTPKTLPPLDQEDIFSIVEHEDILLYHPYESFDPVVKFIEEASKDPNVLAIRMTLYRVGKDSPIVKALIEAAESGKQVTAMVELKARFDEENNLIWAKALEDAGAHVIFGIPGFKVHAKIAQIIKKEGDKLKQFVHLSTGNYNPSTARIYTDASFFTSKKEITDDATRFFHYLTGFSKKGKLNTLFMSPTQIKPKLLSLIENETKKGNEGKIIAKMNSLVDPDVIVALYKASRAGVKIDLIVRGICCLRPKVKDISENIRVISIVGKYLEHARIFYFKHSKPQIFISSADWMPRNLERRIELMTPIYDNEISEKLFEILNLQINDNVLARELQENGEYINIKREGKTPINSQLVMEEYTNMLYSTHKKTNVSRAKKLARRLLKES; this is encoded by the coding sequence ATGATAAATTTAAAAGATCCTAAACTATTTATAAACAGAGAACTATCCTGGCTAAGATTTAATACAAGAGTTTTAGAAGAAGCCCAAAAAAAAGAAAACCCTTTACTTGAGAGATTAAAATTTATAGCAATTTATGGAACAAATTTAGATGAATTTTATATGATAAGAGTTGCTGGATTAAAGCAGTTATTTAAATCAAGAGTCTCAGTTACTGGCCCAGATAAGATGTCTCCTCTTTCACAATTAAAAGCAATAAGGGCCTATCTTCATAATGAAAAAGAGATAGTTGAAAAAACATTTTTTGAAATAATCGAGCAGTTAAATAAAGAGGGACTTTATATTAAAAATTATAAAGATTTAGATAATAATACAAAAAAAGAGATAGATAAATACTTTTTCAATCAACTATATCCTGTTATTATTCCTATTGCAGTTGACGCAACACACCCTTTTCCTCATTTAAACAATCTAAGTTTTGCTCTTGCTATAAAACTTGCAGATATTCAAAATGAAAATGATATAAAATATGCTCTTATTAGAATTCCAAGAGTTTTACCAAGATTTATACAAATTGACAATACATATGTTCCTATTGAATCTGTTGTTCAAGAACATATAAGCTCCCTATTCCCGGGATATAAACTTATTTCAAGTGCACCTTTTAGAGTAACAAGAAATGCCGACATCGAGATAGAAGAAGAGGAAGCCGATGATTTTATGGAGCTTTTGGAAGAGGGACTAAAACTTAGAAGAAAAGGCGAAATTGTAAGGCTTGAAATTGGAGAGAGTGTTGATGAAGATCTGCTTGATTTTTTAAATTCTCATATACAAGTCTTTAAAGATGATATATACAAATATAAAATGCCTCTAAATATGGGCAGTCTTTGGCAAATAGTTTCAAACAAAAGTTTTGCCCATCTTCTATTTGAGCCATTTACTCCAAAAACACTGCCACCTCTTGACCAAGAAGATATTTTTAGTATAGTTGAGCATGAAGATATTCTTTTATATCATCCTTATGAGAGTTTTGATCCAGTTGTAAAATTTATAGAAGAGGCGAGTAAAGATCCAAATGTTTTAGCTATAAGAATGACCCTATATAGAGTAGGAAAAGATTCGCCTATTGTAAAAGCTTTAATAGAAGCAGCTGAAAGCGGTAAACAAGTAACTGCAATGGTTGAATTAAAAGCAAGATTTGATGAAGAAAATAATCTAATCTGGGCAAAAGCATTAGAAGATGCTGGAGCTCATGTTATATTTGGAATACCTGGATTTAAAGTACATGCAAAAATAGCTCAAATTATTAAAAAAGAGGGAGATAAATTAAAACAGTTTGTTCATCTATCAACAGGTAACTACAATCCATCTACTGCAAGAATATATACAGATGCTAGCTTTTTTACTTCAAAAAAAGAGATAACTGATGATGCAACTAGATTTTTTCATTATCTAACAGGATTTTCAAAAAAAGGAAAATTAAACACACTATTTATGTCTCCAACACAAATAAAACCAAAACTTTTAAGCTTAATAGAAAATGAAACTAAAAAAGGAAATGAAGGAAAAATAATAGCTAAAATGAACTCATTAGTTGATCCTGATGTCATAGTGGCACTTTATAAAGCTTCAAGAGCAGGTGTAAAAATTGATCTAATAGTTAGAGGAATATGTTGTCTTAGACCAAAAGTAAAAGATATTAGTGAAAACATAAGGGTTATATCTATAGTTGGAAAATATTTAGAACATGCAAGGATTTTTTATTTTAAACACTCAAAACCACAAATATTCATCTCAAGTGCTGATTGGATGCCAAGAAATTTAGAGAGAAGAATAGAGTTAATGACCCCTATTTATGATAATGAAATATCTGAAAAGTTATTTGAAATATTAAATCTTCAAATAAATGATAATGTTTTAGCCAGAGAACTTCAAGAAAATGGAGAATATATCAATATAAAAAGAGAAGGAAAAACACCTATAAATTCACAACTTGTTATGGAAGAGTATACAAATATGCTTTACTCTACCCATAAAAAAACAAATGTCAGTAGAGCTAAAAAACTTGCAAGAAGACTTTTGAAGGAGAGTTAG
- a CDS encoding gamma carbonic anhydrase family protein codes for MLLRYKNWFPKIKENAWIAPDSTVIGNVEIGKDSSIWFGCVIRGDVHYIKIGDRTNIQDLSMIHVTHYKNPDMSDGYPTIIGNDVTVGHRVMLHGCIIEDACLIGMNSTILDGAVIGKESIVGAGSLVTGGKKFPPRSLILGSPAKVVRSLSDEEVQELYNSANRYVTFKNDYINFIS; via the coding sequence ATGCTATTAAGATACAAAAATTGGTTTCCGAAAATAAAAGAAAATGCTTGGATTGCACCAGATTCTACAGTGATTGGAAATGTAGAAATTGGAAAAGATAGCTCCATTTGGTTTGGATGTGTTATTAGAGGTGATGTTCATTATATAAAAATTGGAGATAGAACAAATATTCAAGACTTATCTATGATTCATGTCACACATTATAAAAATCCTGATATGAGTGATGGATATCCAACAATAATTGGCAATGATGTGACCGTAGGTCATAGAGTAATGCTTCATGGATGTATTATTGAAGATGCATGTTTAATTGGTATGAACTCTACAATACTTGATGGAGCAGTTATAGGAAAAGAATCAATAGTTGGCGCAGGAAGTTTGGTAACAGGCGGGAAAAAATTTCCGCCAAGAAGTTTAATCTTGGGAAGTCCAGCAAAAGTTGTAAGAAGCTTAAGTGATGAAGAGGTACAAGAACTTTATAATTCCGCAAATAGATATGTTACTTTCAAAAATGATTATATAAACTTTATCTCATAA
- a CDS encoding NAD(P)/FAD-dependent oxidoreductase, translating to MARLVVLGAGVSGHTAATFAKHWLGDAHEVVVVSPNSKWNWIPSNIWVGVGEMKPEDVIFELAPVYQKAGIDFRQAKAVSIHPEGKEGSEKPYVTIEYTDPSKKGQTEEITYDYLINATGPKLNFGATEGLGPDGGHTLSVCTYQHAAQANDAFQVAIEKMKKGERQKFLVGTGHGTCTCQGAAFEYIFNLEFNLRKAGVRDKADIQWISNEQFLGDFGVAGVHITFGGYLTSSKIMAESLFLERGVDWITGAAVKKVEPGKAYYELLDGSEGELDFDFAMLIPPFSGVGLKAYDKNGEDITSKLFAPNGFLKVDADYNAKPFEEWKASDWPKYYQNPDYNNIFAVGIAFAPPHPISKPMKSVNGTVITPAPPRTGMPSGIIGKTVAQTIVEVIQGKYSLDEVKTKGHHASMAEMGAACVASTGKSAWSGTAAALTVYPVVPDYEKYPGTGRDPEYTFGEIGLAGHWIKHILHYMFMWKAQLKPGWTLIPE from the coding sequence ATGGCAAGATTAGTTGTACTTGGTGCAGGCGTATCTGGACATACTGCTGCAACTTTTGCTAAACATTGGCTAGGTGATGCTCATGAAGTTGTAGTTGTATCTCCAAATAGTAAATGGAACTGGATTCCATCAAACATTTGGGTTGGCGTTGGCGAAATGAAGCCAGAAGATGTTATTTTTGAATTAGCTCCAGTATATCAAAAAGCTGGAATAGATTTTAGACAAGCAAAAGCTGTATCGATCCATCCAGAGGGAAAAGAGGGAAGCGAGAAGCCATATGTAACTATTGAATATACTGATCCTTCAAAAAAAGGCCAAACTGAAGAGATTACATATGATTATCTTATTAATGCAACTGGACCAAAACTAAATTTTGGTGCTACTGAAGGGCTTGGACCGGATGGTGGTCATACACTTTCTGTTTGTACATATCAACATGCTGCTCAAGCAAATGATGCTTTTCAAGTAGCTATTGAAAAGATGAAAAAAGGTGAAAGACAAAAGTTTTTAGTAGGTACTGGACATGGAACATGTACTTGTCAAGGTGCTGCATTTGAATATATTTTTAACCTAGAATTTAATCTAAGAAAAGCTGGAGTCAGAGATAAAGCAGATATTCAGTGGATCTCAAATGAGCAATTTTTAGGTGATTTTGGTGTTGCTGGTGTTCATATCACATTTGGTGGATATTTAACTTCAAGTAAAATTATGGCTGAATCACTATTTCTTGAAAGAGGAGTTGACTGGATAACTGGCGCAGCTGTTAAAAAAGTGGAACCTGGAAAAGCATACTATGAACTTCTTGATGGAAGTGAAGGAGAACTTGATTTTGATTTTGCGATGCTTATTCCTCCATTTAGTGGTGTTGGATTAAAAGCTTATGATAAAAATGGCGAAGATATTACAAGTAAGCTTTTTGCTCCAAATGGATTTTTAAAAGTTGATGCAGATTATAATGCAAAACCTTTTGAAGAGTGGAAAGCAAGTGATTGGCCAAAATATTATCAAAACCCAGATTATAATAATATATTTGCTGTAGGTATTGCTTTTGCTCCGCCTCATCCAATAAGTAAACCTATGAAATCTGTTAATGGAACTGTTATAACACCAGCTCCTCCAAGAACTGGTATGCCTTCTGGTATTATAGGTAAAACTGTTGCACAAACAATTGTTGAAGTTATTCAAGGAAAATATAGTCTTGATGAAGTTAAAACAAAAGGTCATCATGCTTCAATGGCTGAAATGGGAGCAGCTTGTGTAGCAAGTACAGGTAAGAGTGCTTGGAGCGGTACAGCAGCAGCATTAACAGTATATCCTGTTGTACCAGATTATGAAAAATACCCAGGAACTGGTAGAGACCCAGAATATACATTTGGTGAAATTGGTCTTGCTGGACACTGGATTAAACATATTTTACATTATATGTTTATGTGGAAAGCACAGCTTAAGCCAGGTTGGACATTAATACCAGAATAA
- a CDS encoding peptide deformylase: MDSKILTYPDSKLLRISGVVREFDENLFKLLDEMKKISKANNLKGLAAIQIGIPLKVIVYKKDNDFIELINPTIFFNKGLVDSQEEDESIPGHKFDIKRYKEIKISYVDRYNKQHFLTVDGEDAIWLQRKIDFTFGGLPINKLPKKEAKKFIKEYGSGEACPTTFVKDKILLAVKISVILEFLTFLATFFIKSINSSIISYWSILNILAIVFYLYYANYETKKYKNCTSCQGANAIGNALIWGSLTIGIFLLNFIF; encoded by the coding sequence ATGGATTCAAAGATATTAACTTATCCAGATAGCAAGTTATTACGAATAAGTGGAGTTGTTAGAGAATTTGATGAAAATCTTTTTAAATTGTTAGATGAGATGAAAAAAATTAGCAAAGCTAACAATTTAAAAGGATTGGCTGCTATTCAAATTGGCATACCACTCAAAGTTATAGTTTATAAAAAAGATAATGATTTTATAGAACTCATTAACCCTACTATCTTTTTTAATAAAGGTCTTGTAGATTCACAAGAAGAGGATGAATCTATCCCTGGACATAAATTTGATATAAAAAGATATAAAGAGATAAAAATATCTTATGTTGATAGATATAATAAACAGCATTTTTTAACAGTAGATGGAGAGGATGCGATTTGGCTTCAAAGAAAGATAGATTTTACTTTTGGCGGACTCCCTATAAATAAACTTCCAAAAAAAGAGGCTAAAAAGTTTATAAAAGAGTATGGAAGTGGAGAGGCTTGTCCAACAACTTTTGTTAAAGATAAGATTTTATTAGCTGTTAAAATCTCTGTTATTTTAGAATTTTTAACTTTTTTAGCAACTTTTTTCATAAAATCTATAAACTCATCAATAATAAGCTATTGGTCAATTTTAAATATTTTAGCTATTGTTTTTTATCTATATTATGCTAATTATGAAACAAAAAAGTACAAAAACTGCACCAGCTGCCAAGGTGCTAATGCAATTGGTAATGCTTTGATTTGGGGTAGTTTAACCATAGGAATATTTTTACTTAATTTTATTTTTTAG